The genomic window GCAACAATTGTCATTTCCGTCATACCAATTGTTGCTGTCTATCCCTTCCTTCAAAAGTATTTTGTTAAAGGAACCATGATAGGCGGCATTAAAGAGTGAAAATCATTTCTTGAAAAATGGAGTTTGGTTGCCAATAAGCAATCTTCAAATAATTGAGTGGGGGTAGAACATGAAAGGGAGAAAATTTATTATTCCAATCTTACTTACTTCATTGCTGATGACGGGTTGTAACATGATGGCATCAAATGAAAAAAAGAACGAAACAACAGAGGAAAAAGTTGACCCAAATAAGCCATATTTAGTGTCCAAGAAACCATCCGAGTTAACGATTCACTACAATTATTTGGATGGGAAATACGTTTTTAATGATGATTGGGCAGCGTTCAAAAAAATTAGCGAATTAACTAATGTGTCATTAAAAGGGGTTAGTTCTAAAACATCAACGAACAGTCAGGAAGCTTTTAACTTAATGATTGCATCTGGGGAAATTCCAAATCTAGTGTATGGGTCAAAAGATGACATTAACAAATATTCAGTTGAAGGCGCTTTTTTACCTCTTGATGGCCTTATAAAAGATCACGCGCCAAATATTCAAAAGTATTTTAAAAAATATCCAGAGCTTAAAACACTTGCTGCATCGGATGGGAAGATTTATATGATTCCATTTATCTATAGTGAAGGTACGGCAGAAGGATATTTTATCCGTCAGGATTGGTTAGATAAACTGGGTTTAAAGATGCCTGAAACCGTTGAGGACTATTATAAAGTTCTTAAAGCATTTAAAGAAAAAGACCCGAATGGCAATGGGAAAAAAGATGAAATACCATTTTTTATGAGGGAAAACTTTGCATTTAATCAGCTTGTGACTTTATGGGGAGCAAGTGAAGGGTTGTATATAGATGATGATAAAGTTCGGTTTGGTCCAATGGAAAAGGAATTCGGAGAAGCAATGGAAAACTTAGCTAAATGGTATAAAGAAGGATTGCTAGACCCTGAGATTTTTACGCGTGGAAGTGCTGCAAGGGACTATATGCTGGGTAATAACATCGGTGGATCCACACGCGATTGGTTCCCGAGTACGTCTGCGTTTAATGGTAAATTACCTGAAAAGATTCCTGGTTTTCATTTTGTGACGATGGCACCTCCAGAAAATCCAAAAGGGGAACGGGTAGAGCCAACATCTCGCAGCCCATTAACAACCGAAGGGATTGCTATTGGTTTTAAAACAGAAGACCCAGCTATAGCCATAAAATATCTTGATTTCCTCTTTACAGATGAAGGAAGAAAAATCATGAATTATGGTATTGAAGGTGTCACATATGACCTCAAGGATGGAAAACCGGTCTTAAAAGAGGAAATATTGAATAGTGAAAGTATCCCTGAATCCCTAAGGGAATATGGTGTTCAGCACTCATTCGTCTATCATCATGATTCTGAATACGAAAAACAGTTTTTGCATGAGGAAGGAGTTAAGGGTGTCGAGCTATATGAAAAAGGTAAATACATGAGAGAAGCTTTCCCAGTTTTGAATTTTAATAATGAGGAAGAAAAAATTGTTGCTGACAGTGGTGCCCAACTTACAACCTATATTGAAGAAACCATGCAAAAATGGGTGCTGGGAAAAGAAAAAGTAGATCATAAAGGCTTTGTGGAAAAGTTAAAAAAACTAGGAGTCGAGAAATATATAGATGCCAATCAAGACGCTTATAACAAATATAAGAAAAATATGTAGAGAATCACCACATCCTTGTGTGTAGTATTATATGTCTACTTTTCATCAGTTTAAAATCAATCTAATAAGATGCCTGAAACAGGGATTCCCGAAAGGGTCAGTTCTTTTGAGGCATCTCTGTTTCATAGAAAGGGATACAAAATGACAAATGCTTTACAAGAGCTTCATTCCAACCCTTTAAAAACAAAACAAGATGTACAAAGAATTCTTTTGACCCTTATCAAACCTTTTGAAAAGCATTATTCAAGCGGTCATACCCGCATTCATTTAGGCGAAACTGGAGCAGTCCATTCAAGGGAAATAGCAGGTATGGAAGCTTTTATAAGACCATTGTTGGGAATCGTTCCCTATCTTGCAGGCGGTGGGGAGCCCCCTAATTCCCTAAGTGGGATACTAAGAGGGATTGCCAATGGAACGGATCCAAATCATTGCGAATATTGGGGGGACCCAAAAGATTATGATCAGCGTGTAGCGGAGATGCCCATTATTGCATTGGCATTAGCCTATCTTTCAAAAAAAGAGTTGAAGGAGCTTTCCGAAGGGGATAAACAAAATATTTATCGATGGTTATATAAAGCCAATCAAGTAAAAGTCGTTAATAACAATTGGAACTTCTTTAAAGTTGTTATTAATTTAAGTTTAAAAGAATCTGGATTTCCATTTGACCAAAATGTGATGGAAAAAAGCCTCGAAAACATTGAAGAGTTTTATTTGGGTGACGGGTGGTATTCTGATGGCCTAACGGAGCAAAAAGATTTTTATGTTCCGTTTGCGATCCATTTTTACAGCTTGATCTATGCAAAGTTCATGGAAAAAAGCGATCCTCAAAGGACACTGCTTTTTAAAGAAAGAGCGTTACAATTTTCAAAGGATTTTATATATTGGTTTTCAGAAGATGGTTCAACATTTCCATTTGGCAGAAGTATGACATACAGGTTTGCGCAAGGTGCTTTTTGGAGTGCACTTGCATTTGCAGAAATTGAAGAATTCAATTGGGGTATGTTGAAAGGAATGATATTGAGAAATTTGCGTTGGTGGTTCGAACGCCCGATATTTACTAGAGATGGATTGTTATCCATTGGTTACGGATACCCGAATTTAGCCATGGCGGAAAACTACAATGCCCCAGGATCTCCCTATTGGGCTTTTAAAATTTTTTTAATATTAGCTCTTCCCGATGATCATCCTTTTTGGACTTCACAAGAGGAGAAGATGCCTGATTTAAATGAAAAGTCCGTACAAAAGCATCCTGGTATGATCATTTGCCGTGATTCAAAGCATAAACACGTATTTGCCTTAACCTCTGGGCAATATGCCGATTTTGAACCTCATCATTCTGCAGAGAAATATTCGAAATTTGCGTATTCCAATGTTTATGGTTTCAACATTTCCAAAGGTGCTTATGGAATAACGAATACAGCACTTGATTCAATGCTTTTACTCAGTGAAAACGATGACAATTATAGGATGAGAAGAAAATGCGAAAAAGCTGAAATATACGAAGATGTGTTATTTTCAGTGTGGAAACCTTGGCGTGATGTTTGGATAAGCACTTGGTTAATTCCGGTCTCTCATTGGCATGTCCGGGTTCATCATATTTCCACCAGACGGATTCTGAACTCAATGGAAGGCGGTTTCGCCATACCTAATGATGAAATTGAAATTTTTAAAGATAAGAATAGCTTATATGTAAATACACAACTTGGTGCTAGCGGAGTTTTGAGTCTATATGGAGATCGGAAGCCTATCGAAAAACATGGCCAGCCTAATGCTAATTTAATAGATCCACGAATAACTTTAATACCGACACTGACAGGTAATATAACAAGTGGTGAAGCAACACTTTCTATGGCTGTCCTAGCCAATCCAGATAATGCCCTTTTCGATCATTATTGGGTGAGACCACCGAAATTTATAGAAACAAATGATCATTTCTACATTCATAATGCAGAGGATGATCTTGTATATAAAATTGGAAAAAAGGAGCTGGGTTTATGTCACAACTTATGAATGAATCCTTATTTAAAAAAATCCAGGATGAAGGGATTCAAAATAAAGGGCTTTTAGAAAGGCAATCAAATTTATCCCAAAAACAAGTTGAAGAAGCAATTCGATATGTCTTAAAAAAGATTGATGAAAATCTTTCTACATTCACACACAAATTCCCTTCATCATCTAGTGAACATTTGAACTACCGGGCAATTGAAAACATTGATTGGACGGGAAGCTTTTGGACTGGAATGCTGTGGTTGGCTTATGAGGTGACAGGAGACAATAAATATCGTGATGTTGCAGAGATCCAACTTGAGAGTTTCAGAGAGAGACTCGATAAAAAAATCCATTTGAATCATCATGATGTTGGCTTTTTATATACCTTATCTGTTGTAAGTGCTTATAAACTCACTGGGAACAAAGAGGCAAAACAAATAGCACTAGATGCCGCTGATTTACTTATGACCCGATATTATGATGAGGCGGGGATTATTCAAGCTTGGGGTGATTTAAATGACCCGAAACAACGAGGAAGGATCATTATTGATTGCAATATGAACCTCCCTTTACTTTATTGGGCATTTGAAGAAACAGGCAACCCAAAATATTACGATGCGGCATATAGTCATATTCAAAAAGCGGCAAATTATATCGTTCGTGATGACGCCTCTACGTACCATACCTTTTATATGTGCCCTGAGACTGGAAAACCATTAAAAGGAGATACGAAACAAGGTTATTCTGACGAATCTTGTTGGTCGAGAGGACAGGCATGGGCTATGTACGGCTTCCCGCTAAGCTATCATTATACCAAGGATTGGCGTTTAATCGAAACGGCAAAAAAAAATACCAACTATTTTTTAAATCGTTTACCAGATGACCTTGTTTGTTATTGGGATCTAATTTTTACAGAAGGAACAGAAGAGCGGGATAGTTCTGCAGCGGCAATTGCAGCATGCGGCCTGCTTGAATTATCTAAATATTTGCCATTATCAGATGATAATAAAAGGGTTTATGAAAATTCTGCATTAGGAATTATGAGTTCATTAATGGATCGGTATACAACAAAGGATAAACAATCAAACGGGATTTTATTACATGCTGTGTATCACAAAGGTGGAAACCTTGGCGTTGATGAGTGCTGCATTTGGGGCGACTATTTCTATTTTGAAGCATTAGTACGTCTTTCAAAAGATTGGAATTTATATTGGTAAGATCAATACTTTAAAGAGGGTGATAGATTTGAAAAAAATAAAAATTCCTGTTTTGGTATTAATAATCAATTTACTTTTCTTACAGTGTATATTTTCGATGGATCTTTCTTTTCCAAATAAGGTAAGTGCAGTTGAGAACTCCAGCTTCTTTTCAATATCATCAAAGGATTTAAAAGTAACATTGGATTCGGAGTTTCCGAGGGTCATAGAATATGAATGGCTAGCAAATGGAGCGAAGCTTTATGGTCAAAGTGAGAAATTATCGACTGTAAAAATAAATGGGGAAGAATATGACCCTGAAGTAAAAGTAAGGAAAAAGAAAAACCAAGCAGAGTATACGCTCTATTTTGAACCATTAAAAGTCGAAATAAATATGATCGTCCAAGTAAAAAATAATGTATTAGAAATAAAAGCACAAAAAATAAAAGAAAAAGGGTCCTTCAAAGTAGAGACTATAGAGATTCCTAACCACCGTCTATTATCGATTCGCAGCAACCAAGAAGAAGCGAAGGCGGCTACTGTTGACATAAAGTCATGGAATGGAACAGATGAAAAGTTTTTTGATTTGAAAGATTATAATCCAGATCCATCACCTGTTCCAAAAACATATATCATTTTAAATACATCAGAACTATCGGCTTCCATTTATAACAATGCATTTGACTTGCTTCCGGAAGATAACAAAGAGGCTTCAAATATATATGAGAAGCGATATTACTATCAAGTTTTACAAAAGGACAACTATAAGGAACTTGGGGTTTGGAATTATCCGTGGACGTATCGTGAAGTCCACAATGATAAGGAAGAAAAGATAGAACTTCCCTATTCCCGGATCGTCATTACAGCAGATCAAAATAAAGATGGAGATGTTTCTTGGCAAGATGGAGCCATTGGATACAGAGATATTATGGAAAAGCCTAAAGGAGCCGATGTAATCAGAAATACAATCCCTCATATTGCCTATACTCGTGCAAGTCTTGCACAATGGCCATTTACAAGAACATTAGATATGGTCAAAAAGCAATATCTATACACAGATGGCTTCGGTCAATTGCTTCAATATAAAGGGCACCAAGCGGAAGGACATGACTCTAACCACCCAGATTATGGGGTTAATATTAACCCTAAAGCAGGTGGATTAAAAGATTTTAATACTTTAGTAAATGTCGCTGAAAAGTACAATACTTATGTTGGTGTCCATTTAAATCACACTGAAATATATCCGGAAGCGAAGTATTTTTCATATGACTTAGCACGTCCGGTGGATGGTTGGAATTCACTTGATCTCTCTAAGAAAATTAATCGTTATAACGATGCTCTTGATTCAGGACCAACTGGTTTTGCCGCAAGAGTAAAAGAATTGAAAGATAATGTTCCAAACTTAAAATGGATTTATTGGGACGTCTACGATGGTGTAGGATACTCCCAATGGAAACTGGCAAAAGAGGTCATGGACAATGGACTGTTTATGGGAAGTGAGTTTGGCGGCGCCCTTGAGCGATACAGTATTTGGTATCATGTTCCGAAACAAACTAGTAAAGTTACTCGGTTTATAAAAAATCATGTAACAGATTCGTATTTCTACGATCCTATGCTATTGGAATCTAGACATGCAGGATCAATGGGATATGGGGATGACAAGAATGAGGACCAAGGGGTAACAGGACAAACAATAAATGAACAAATAGCTATGTTCTATACAAATAACTTAATTTTTAAATATATGCAGCATCATGAGATTGAGAAGTGGACCGAAAATCAAGAAGTTCTCTTTAATGAAGGACTACAGGCAACGGTCGTTGATAAAGGTCAACCAGAAGAAACAAAAGAATATCAAATGATAAATCCGATTGTTGAATTAAAGAAAGACGGCAAACTGATTGCAAAGTACCAAAAACAATTTAAGCGCTTTAAAGACAATAAGGGTGCCTTAACTTTGAATAAGGAAACCATACCTCAGTTCACACAAATTTTCATCCCTTGGAGCCCAGAGGAAGAAAATAAAATTTACCATTGGAATTCGGAAGGTGGAACAACGACATGGGAACTTCCTGAGAGCTGGAAGAAAGAGAAAAAGGTTACGCTGTATCAATTAACAGATACGGGTAAAAGGTCAGTGACTAAGATTGATGTAAAAGACCAAAAGGTAACAATTGTTGCGCAAAAGAATACACCATATGTTCTTTATAAAGAAAAATCTAATGACCCTATTCGGTCTTTAGAAAAAACTAATTTTGGCGAAGGTGGCCTTGTTAAAGACCCAGGGTTTGACAGTAGAACATTCGATAATTGGAAAGTGACTTCAACAAATGATAAGAAAGACCATGTACAAATCAAGACAAACGCAGCCGGAGATGCTTATCTTGAAGTGAAGGGGAATAATGGAGAGGGTGCAGTATTGGAACAAAAAATAAAAGGGTTAAAAGGAGGGAAAACATATCAGGCATCCGTTTGGGCTGAAGTGGAAAATGGAAGAACGGCGACTATTGGTGTAAAAGATTACGGTGATAAAGAAGTTTATAATGTAATGGAAAAATCAGATATTCCGAATGGGTACTATAATACGTTAATGTATTCTGCGAAAACAAAGCTGCAACGATTAAAAGTCGAGTTCACAGTTCCAAAAGGTCATGGTTCTGCTTACCTTTATTTAAAGGCTAATGCAGTAGGTGATTCCAATAGTGCATCAGCCAGCTTTGATAATATCAGAATAATCGAAATTGACAGGACGGCTAAAGGAGAACACTATTTCTTTGAGGACTTCGAAAGTAATGAAGAAGGATGGGGTCCATTCGTACCTGTGAAGTATGTGAATAGAGCGCATCTATCTGAGACGCACACAGGCTTCACATCGGATACGATCAATGGAAAGTATTCGTTTAAATTCCGTGAGACAAATGCGAATCCTGAGACAAGTGAAGCGGTTCGAACATTGCCAATCAATGTAAAGCTTGAACCAAATACAACGTATACGGTCTCATTCCCATATTGGCTAAAGACGGACAAATCTTATAGTATCGCTGTTACAAGCGGTTTTGGCAAAGAAGCCAAAGACTTATTTGAAGATAAATTAGATTACTCAAAATTTTATTATCATAAAACATTTACGACAGGACCTGAAGGTGACTATGTTTTCAGGATATTAAAGAATGTAACAGGAATGCATGATTTTGTCTTAGATGACTTCACAGTAGATAAAGGTTCTGTAGAACTGCCTAAGGAAACAGTACCTGATCAAGACTTTAACGATGGAGATCTCAAAGAGTGGACTGTTGCATATGGAAATGGAGATATTGAACCAGAAAATAATAAAATGCTGGTGAAGACAGACCGATATCAGACCGTTGCATTAGATGCCAATACAAATGATATTGCAGATGGGGAGGTTGATTTTACCCTCTCGCCAAAAAATAAGAGTATGTCGGGTGTCATTATCCGGTACACCTCCCCTGAAAGTTATACCCGAATCGGATACGATTCTGAATCTGATGGATGGAGATACTGGGATGCACAAGGTCATACAGGAATATTGAATATGCCTGGTATCCCGCTCAAATATGGGATTGAGCATAAAATTAAGCTTAAATATACTGGTAGCCATTACAAATTAGTCGTGGATGGAATTACCTTGTTTGATGGCGAGATTCCTGAGTTAAAAACCACACCTGGACGGTCAGGGTTTGAAGTGCGCAACAAGTCAGAAGTCTATATAGATAATGTCACGATAAAAAATATAGGCGAAGACACAGGGAAAGCAACCCCAATTACGCATGTTCCGATCGAGATCATCGATGAAGATGGTAAAATCAATATCGATTCAAGTGATGATGCTTTTGTCCGTGACGGGGGATTTGCCAGTATCAACTTTGGTTCAGACAGTAAAATGGAATCGAAGCTAGATAGCCCAGGTTATGTTAGAGAATCATTCGTAAAGTTTAATATTAGTCAATTAGAAGCAAAAAAAGATCGTATACTATCGATAAAATTAAAACTTTACATGACGATTGTCGGACAGAATTCGCCAAATCAACAAATAATGCTATTAAATAGTGATCAATGGGACGAAAGCACGTTAACATGGAGCAATAAACCGGAATCTATGGGTACTACCATTGCCCAGCTTATTCCGAAACAGGGAATACATGAAATTGATATAACACAACAAGTAAATGAGGCTATTCAACAAAATGATAAGGAATTGTCTTTCCGTTTATCTGGAACTGAGACAAGAGGAGGAGAGTCCTTCGTATTTTATGGTACTTTTGAAAACTCTAACAAAGAATTTAGGCCTGTGATAGAAGTGAAATTGAAAGAGTAATAGCTTAGAAGGAGGCAACATTATCTTTGTTTGCCTCCTCTCTATTAGATAAAACGCGGAGGAACATTTTATGGAAGAACAGAAAGTTTTAGGTGGTCTTTATATAATAATGAACTGGATTTCAAAGTTATTTATTCTACAGGTCTGCTGGCTTTTGTTCATTTTAATTGGTTTGGGTATATTTGGTATTTTTCCTGCGACTGCAGCCATGTTTGCTATTAGTAGAAAATGGATTCAAGGCGAACGAGATATCCCCATTTTTTATACCTTTAAAAAGTATTATTTTAATGATTTTTCCCATGCGAATTTTTCAGGTTGGAGCATGGTAACAGTAGGGTTTATTCTATTTTTTTATCTAAGGCTATTCAAGGGGTTAGATGGAGTGATCTTTGATTTATTATTTTTCAGTATAGTTATTCTGTCGAATATTTACATCTTCATGTGGTTACTTTGGGCACCTGTGTTTGTCCATTTTCAATTGTCAATTATCCAAATGTTTAAAACATGTTTTCTGCTTACGTTAGGAAACCCATTCCATGCAATCGCAATGTTATCAAGCTGCGGACTATTTTACCTTTTGGTGAAGATGATACCTGGTTTAATTCCTTTCTTGAGTTTTAGTGTACTCGCTTTTGTACTCATGTGGTTTTCCTTTCAAATATTTAATAGAACGAGACACAGCGGAGAAGGAATAACGTAATATGCCGGAGGAGATAGATTTACTGTTGAATAATCAGTGGTTATTAAAATAGAACCTATTCTAGGACTGAGCTAGGGAAAATTTATAGGACCATTAATATTTATCAAAAAAGGAGGATACAAATAATGGAAAGACGTTATTCGGTTCATCCAGAACATGCAAGAACTTTTAATACAGAGGAGCTTCGAAAACACTTCCTCGTCGAAGATTTATTCATCTCAGGTGAAATTAAGCTAACTTATTCAATGGAAGATCGCGTGATTATTGGTGGAATCACACCTTCTACTGAAGCACTTTATTTAAAGGGAAATGATGAGATTAAGGCTACTTATTTCCTGGAAAGACGTGAAGTTGGAATAATAAATGTGGGTGGAAGAGGTTCTATCAAGGTAGATGGAGAAGAATACGTTCTTGAAAAAAAAGATTGCTTGTATATCGGCCTTGGGAAAAAGGAATTGGTTTTCTCCAGTGATTCAGAGGATCAGGTCGCGAAATTTTACATAATATCTGCTCCAGCACACAAAGAATATCCAGTTCAAAAAGCATCCTTTAAAGAAAACCATGGAGATGAGTTAGGTACGAGAAAAAATGCCAATGAGAGAGTCATCCGTCGTATGATTCATCACGAAGGTATTCAAAGCTGTCAAGTGGTAATGGGTCTAACGCAACTGAGTGAGGGGAGTGTTTGGAACTCGATGCCGACACATGTTCATGACCGTCGTATGGAAGTGTACTTATATATTGATCTTGATAAAGAATCAAGAATGTTCCACTTCATGGGAGAGCCAGATCAAACACGTCATATTGTGATGAAAAATGAACAGGCTGTGATTTCTCCACCATGGTCGATTCATTGTGGAAGTGCCACTAGTAACTATGCGTTCATCTGGGGAATGGCTGGTGAAAACAAAACATACACCGATATGGACCTGGTGAAAATGGATGACATCCGTTAAATGATACTCTCCCTTAAACGAGAATAAGTTTGATTAAAAAAATGAAATCCGATCCTAATTTAGGAGGAGTTAAAGTATGGACTTAACAGAGTTTTCGTTAGACTTATTTAAATTAGATGGTAAAGTAGCCATTGTAACTGGTGGAGGGACAGGACTCGGTCAAGGATTTGCAGTTGCACTAGCAAAAGCTGGTGCCGATCTTTTTATCGTAACACATAAACACGAATGGGAAGAAACAAAGAGATTAATAGAATATGAGGGTTGTAAAGTAGAATTCCACCAAACGGACTTAAGTAAAAAAGAAAATATTGATGTTGTTGTGAAGCATTGTATGGATGTATATGGGAGGGTAGATATACTCGTTAATAATG from Bacillus sp. F19 includes these protein-coding regions:
- a CDS encoding DUF624 domain-containing protein, whose translation is MEEQKVLGGLYIIMNWISKLFILQVCWLLFILIGLGIFGIFPATAAMFAISRKWIQGERDIPIFYTFKKYYFNDFSHANFSGWSMVTVGFILFFYLRLFKGLDGVIFDLLFFSIVILSNIYIFMWLLWAPVFVHFQLSIIQMFKTCFLLTLGNPFHAIAMLSSCGLFYLLVKMIPGLIPFLSFSVLAFVLMWFSFQIFNRTRHSGEGIT
- a CDS encoding extracellular solute-binding protein codes for the protein MKGRKFIIPILLTSLLMTGCNMMASNEKKNETTEEKVDPNKPYLVSKKPSELTIHYNYLDGKYVFNDDWAAFKKISELTNVSLKGVSSKTSTNSQEAFNLMIASGEIPNLVYGSKDDINKYSVEGAFLPLDGLIKDHAPNIQKYFKKYPELKTLAASDGKIYMIPFIYSEGTAEGYFIRQDWLDKLGLKMPETVEDYYKVLKAFKEKDPNGNGKKDEIPFFMRENFAFNQLVTLWGASEGLYIDDDKVRFGPMEKEFGEAMENLAKWYKEGLLDPEIFTRGSAARDYMLGNNIGGSTRDWFPSTSAFNGKLPEKIPGFHFVTMAPPENPKGERVEPTSRSPLTTEGIAIGFKTEDPAIAIKYLDFLFTDEGRKIMNYGIEGVTYDLKDGKPVLKEEILNSESIPESLREYGVQHSFVYHHDSEYEKQFLHEEGVKGVELYEKGKYMREAFPVLNFNNEEEKIVADSGAQLTTYIEETMQKWVLGKEKVDHKGFVEKLKKLGVEKYIDANQDAYNKYKKNM
- a CDS encoding glycoside hydrolase family 88 protein, giving the protein MSQLMNESLFKKIQDEGIQNKGLLERQSNLSQKQVEEAIRYVLKKIDENLSTFTHKFPSSSSEHLNYRAIENIDWTGSFWTGMLWLAYEVTGDNKYRDVAEIQLESFRERLDKKIHLNHHDVGFLYTLSVVSAYKLTGNKEAKQIALDAADLLMTRYYDEAGIIQAWGDLNDPKQRGRIIIDCNMNLPLLYWAFEETGNPKYYDAAYSHIQKAANYIVRDDASTYHTFYMCPETGKPLKGDTKQGYSDESCWSRGQAWAMYGFPLSYHYTKDWRLIETAKKNTNYFLNRLPDDLVCYWDLIFTEGTEERDSSAAAIAACGLLELSKYLPLSDDNKRVYENSALGIMSSLMDRYTTKDKQSNGILLHAVYHKGGNLGVDECCIWGDYFYFEALVRLSKDWNLYW
- a CDS encoding endo-alpha-N-acetylgalactosaminidase family protein, which gives rise to MKKIKIPVLVLIINLLFLQCIFSMDLSFPNKVSAVENSSFFSISSKDLKVTLDSEFPRVIEYEWLANGAKLYGQSEKLSTVKINGEEYDPEVKVRKKKNQAEYTLYFEPLKVEINMIVQVKNNVLEIKAQKIKEKGSFKVETIEIPNHRLLSIRSNQEEAKAATVDIKSWNGTDEKFFDLKDYNPDPSPVPKTYIILNTSELSASIYNNAFDLLPEDNKEASNIYEKRYYYQVLQKDNYKELGVWNYPWTYREVHNDKEEKIELPYSRIVITADQNKDGDVSWQDGAIGYRDIMEKPKGADVIRNTIPHIAYTRASLAQWPFTRTLDMVKKQYLYTDGFGQLLQYKGHQAEGHDSNHPDYGVNINPKAGGLKDFNTLVNVAEKYNTYVGVHLNHTEIYPEAKYFSYDLARPVDGWNSLDLSKKINRYNDALDSGPTGFAARVKELKDNVPNLKWIYWDVYDGVGYSQWKLAKEVMDNGLFMGSEFGGALERYSIWYHVPKQTSKVTRFIKNHVTDSYFYDPMLLESRHAGSMGYGDDKNEDQGVTGQTINEQIAMFYTNNLIFKYMQHHEIEKWTENQEVLFNEGLQATVVDKGQPEETKEYQMINPIVELKKDGKLIAKYQKQFKRFKDNKGALTLNKETIPQFTQIFIPWSPEEENKIYHWNSEGGTTTWELPESWKKEKKVTLYQLTDTGKRSVTKIDVKDQKVTIVAQKNTPYVLYKEKSNDPIRSLEKTNFGEGGLVKDPGFDSRTFDNWKVTSTNDKKDHVQIKTNAAGDAYLEVKGNNGEGAVLEQKIKGLKGGKTYQASVWAEVENGRTATIGVKDYGDKEVYNVMEKSDIPNGYYNTLMYSAKTKLQRLKVEFTVPKGHGSAYLYLKANAVGDSNSASASFDNIRIIEIDRTAKGEHYFFEDFESNEEGWGPFVPVKYVNRAHLSETHTGFTSDTINGKYSFKFRETNANPETSEAVRTLPINVKLEPNTTYTVSFPYWLKTDKSYSIAVTSGFGKEAKDLFEDKLDYSKFYYHKTFTTGPEGDYVFRILKNVTGMHDFVLDDFTVDKGSVELPKETVPDQDFNDGDLKEWTVAYGNGDIEPENNKMLVKTDRYQTVALDANTNDIADGEVDFTLSPKNKSMSGVIIRYTSPESYTRIGYDSESDGWRYWDAQGHTGILNMPGIPLKYGIEHKIKLKYTGSHYKLVVDGITLFDGEIPELKTTPGRSGFEVRNKSEVYIDNVTIKNIGEDTGKATPITHVPIEIIDEDGKINIDSSDDAFVRDGGFASINFGSDSKMESKLDSPGYVRESFVKFNISQLEAKKDRILSIKLKLYMTIVGQNSPNQQIMLLNSDQWDESTLTWSNKPESMGTTIAQLIPKQGIHEIDITQQVNEAIQQNDKELSFRLSGTETRGGESFVFYGTFENSNKEFRPVIEVKLKE
- the kduI gene encoding 5-dehydro-4-deoxy-D-glucuronate isomerase, producing the protein MERRYSVHPEHARTFNTEELRKHFLVEDLFISGEIKLTYSMEDRVIIGGITPSTEALYLKGNDEIKATYFLERREVGIINVGGRGSIKVDGEEYVLEKKDCLYIGLGKKELVFSSDSEDQVAKFYIISAPAHKEYPVQKASFKENHGDELGTRKNANERVIRRMIHHEGIQSCQVVMGLTQLSEGSVWNSMPTHVHDRRMEVYLYIDLDKESRMFHFMGEPDQTRHIVMKNEQAVISPPWSIHCGSATSNYAFIWGMAGENKTYTDMDLVKMDDIR
- a CDS encoding DUF2264 domain-containing protein encodes the protein MTNALQELHSNPLKTKQDVQRILLTLIKPFEKHYSSGHTRIHLGETGAVHSREIAGMEAFIRPLLGIVPYLAGGGEPPNSLSGILRGIANGTDPNHCEYWGDPKDYDQRVAEMPIIALALAYLSKKELKELSEGDKQNIYRWLYKANQVKVVNNNWNFFKVVINLSLKESGFPFDQNVMEKSLENIEEFYLGDGWYSDGLTEQKDFYVPFAIHFYSLIYAKFMEKSDPQRTLLFKERALQFSKDFIYWFSEDGSTFPFGRSMTYRFAQGAFWSALAFAEIEEFNWGMLKGMILRNLRWWFERPIFTRDGLLSIGYGYPNLAMAENYNAPGSPYWAFKIFLILALPDDHPFWTSQEEKMPDLNEKSVQKHPGMIICRDSKHKHVFALTSGQYADFEPHHSAEKYSKFAYSNVYGFNISKGAYGITNTALDSMLLLSENDDNYRMRRKCEKAEIYEDVLFSVWKPWRDVWISTWLIPVSHWHVRVHHISTRRILNSMEGGFAIPNDEIEIFKDKNSLYVNTQLGASGVLSLYGDRKPIEKHGQPNANLIDPRITLIPTLTGNITSGEATLSMAVLANPDNALFDHYWVRPPKFIETNDHFYIHNAEDDLVYKIGKKELGLCHNL